In one window of Azoarcus olearius DNA:
- a CDS encoding helix-turn-helix domain-containing protein, translating to MSVSLVIPPHPALAPWVHHILVMGLDACTSQLPSALSPCLTVFARGASRLEHADGSLQPVPRASLTGPYLHARRSRVAPGTVFLALMFRPGCMDEALGPAVAEVRERIVPLEDIAPAGAVAELLERIDASADPHAWATATQAVLLRMLRPTRDPARCAALLSERANLFQPARLIADRLGIGERQLERRIARAYGANLRELRRIARFGFTLAAMTARPPARGELTRIALDFGYYDQAHMDRDFRALAGLAPGALLRAIAGDDPGYWLYRFRHRQFRDLFLPDDVDSVQARLFAPA from the coding sequence GTGTCCGTCAGCCTCGTCATCCCGCCCCATCCCGCACTTGCCCCTTGGGTGCACCACATCCTGGTGATGGGGCTGGACGCCTGCACGTCGCAACTGCCTTCCGCACTGAGTCCCTGCCTGACCGTGTTCGCGCGCGGCGCCAGTCGGCTTGAACACGCCGATGGCAGCCTGCAGCCGGTACCGCGCGCCAGCCTGACCGGCCCCTATCTGCACGCGAGGCGATCCCGGGTGGCACCGGGCACGGTGTTCCTGGCGCTGATGTTCCGCCCCGGCTGCATGGATGAAGCCCTGGGGCCGGCGGTGGCCGAGGTGCGCGAGCGCATCGTGCCGCTGGAAGACATCGCGCCAGCGGGCGCGGTCGCCGAACTGCTGGAGCGGATCGACGCCAGTGCCGATCCACATGCGTGGGCCACAGCCACACAGGCGGTGCTGCTGCGCATGCTGCGCCCCACCCGCGACCCCGCGCGCTGTGCGGCGCTGCTCAGCGAGCGGGCCAACCTGTTTCAGCCCGCCCGCCTGATCGCCGACCGGCTGGGCATCGGCGAACGCCAGCTCGAACGCCGCATCGCCCGCGCCTACGGCGCCAACCTGCGCGAACTGCGCCGCATCGCCCGTTTCGGCTTCACCCTCGCTGCCATGACCGCGCGCCCGCCTGCGCGCGGCGAACTCACCCGCATCGCACTCGATTTCGGCTACTACGACCAGGCCCACATGGACCGCGACTTCCGCGCCCTTGCCGGCCTCGCCCCGGGCGCGCTGCTGCGGGCAATCGCTGGCGACGACCCCGGCTACTGGCTGTACCGGTTCCGCCATCGCCAGTTCCGCGACCTCTTCCTGCCGGACGATGTCGACTCGGTACAAGCTCGCCTGTTCGCCCCTGCCTAG
- a CDS encoding patatin-like phospholipase family protein, which produces MATTGGLAGLVLTGGGARAAYQVGVLSAIREIRGPRPGNPFPVIIGTSAGGINAAALAVYSADFNAAVRKMAHIWRHFHVEQVYRVDAAALLGSGLRWGSALFTGWAMRQTPRSLLDNAPLRQLLEQTLDFSAIERAVAAGYIHAVSVTASGYTSGESLSFFQAAAGVTPWRRAQRLGVRAAIGVEHLLASSAIPFVFPAVKINREYFGDGSMRQLAPISPAIHLGADRILVVGSGRLAEEGRQRAESYPSPAQIAGHAMSSIFLDGLAVDLERMQRINATLSAFTAEQRAAAGLALRPIETLVIAPSKRLDAIAGHHRESLPPLLRAILRGIGAMRREGSTLLSYLLFEPGYTRALMDLGYADTMARRAEVEQFLRI; this is translated from the coding sequence ATGGCAACGACGGGCGGGTTGGCGGGGCTGGTGTTGACCGGAGGCGGTGCGCGTGCCGCCTACCAGGTCGGCGTCCTCTCGGCCATCCGCGAGATTCGCGGCCCCCGCCCGGGTAATCCGTTTCCGGTCATCATCGGCACCTCGGCCGGCGGCATCAATGCCGCCGCGCTGGCTGTCTATTCCGCCGATTTCAATGCCGCCGTGCGCAAGATGGCGCACATCTGGCGGCATTTTCACGTCGAGCAGGTCTACCGCGTGGATGCCGCCGCCTTGCTCGGCAGCGGCCTGCGCTGGGGCTCGGCGCTGTTCACCGGCTGGGCGATGCGGCAGACGCCGCGCTCGCTGCTCGACAACGCGCCGCTGCGCCAGCTGCTCGAACAGACGCTCGATTTCTCGGCGATCGAGCGGGCGGTGGCGGCGGGCTACATCCATGCGGTATCGGTGACCGCCTCGGGCTACACCTCGGGCGAAAGCCTGTCGTTCTTCCAGGCCGCCGCCGGGGTGACGCCCTGGCGACGCGCGCAGCGGCTGGGTGTGCGCGCCGCGATCGGGGTCGAGCATCTGCTGGCGTCGAGCGCCATCCCGTTCGTGTTCCCGGCGGTCAAGATCAACCGCGAGTACTTCGGCGACGGGTCGATGCGCCAGCTGGCGCCGATCAGCCCGGCGATCCACCTCGGCGCCGACCGCATCCTTGTCGTCGGCTCCGGGCGGCTGGCCGAGGAAGGGCGCCAGCGCGCCGAGAGTTATCCGTCGCCGGCACAGATTGCGGGCCACGCGATGTCGAGCATCTTCCTCGACGGGCTGGCGGTCGACCTGGAGCGCATGCAGCGCATCAACGCCACGCTTAGCGCGTTCACCGCCGAGCAGCGCGCAGCGGCCGGGCTTGCGCTGCGTCCGATCGAAACCCTGGTGATCGCGCCCTCCAAGCGCCTGGACGCGATTGCTGGCCATCACCGCGAAAGCCTGCCGCCGCTTCTGCGCGCCATCCTGCGCGGCATCGGTGCGATGCGGCGCGAGGGGTCCACGCTGCTGTCCTATCTGTTGTTCGAACCGGGCTACACCCGCGCCCTTATGGATCTCGGGTATGCCGACACCATGGCAAGGCGGGCCGAAGTCGAGCAGTTCCTGCGGATTTGA
- a CDS encoding NADP-dependent malic enzyme: MDELIRAAALDYHRYPRPGKIAVTPTKVLSNQRDLSLAYSPGVAAACDAIVEDPAEAANLTSRSNLIGVITNGTAVLGLGNIGALAAKPVMEGKGVLFKKFAGIDVFDLEIAEPDPDKLIDMIAALEPTFGGINLEDIKAPECFYIESKLRERMKIPVFHDDQHGTAIVVGAAILNGLQMQGKDLKQVKLVTSGAGAAALACLGLLVKLGVPVENIWVTDLEGVVYEGRTALMDPIKARYAKKTEARKLAEVIEGADVFLGLSAGGVLKGEMVAKMAAKPLILALANPTPEILPEEVKAVRDDAIIATGRSDYPNQVNNVLCFPFIFRGALDVGATTITDEMQLAAVRAIAELARAEQSDIVAAAYGEKVSGFGTEYIIPRPFDPRLIVKIAPAVAEAAMSSGVATRPITDWDAYRGHLNNFVWHSGLLMKPVFAAAKKAPKRIIFSEGESEKVLRAVQTVIDEGMARPILIGRPDVIANNITRFGLRMEAERDFELVNPESDPRFKELWTHYHALTERKGVSVEYAKKEVRRRTTLIGSLLLKFGYGDGLICGTYGMHRLHLDFVETVLGRREGVNHCYTLNVLSLPERTLFLADTYVNYDPTPEQVVEMTRLAAEEMQRFGVEPRVALLSHSSFGSADSPTAEKMRTALRLLHERHPELQVEGEMHGDSALDAKLRTQIFPNARMREDANLLIFPTLDAANIAFNLLKSAAGEGMTVGPILLGAAKPVHILTPSATVRRIINMTALTVVEAGQQGA; this comes from the coding sequence ATGGACGAACTCATTCGCGCTGCGGCGCTCGACTACCACCGCTATCCGCGCCCGGGCAAGATCGCGGTGACCCCGACCAAGGTGCTCTCCAACCAGCGCGACCTGTCGCTGGCGTATTCGCCCGGCGTCGCCGCGGCCTGCGACGCGATCGTCGAGGACCCGGCCGAAGCCGCCAACCTCACCTCGCGCAGCAACCTGATCGGCGTCATCACCAACGGCACCGCGGTGCTCGGCCTGGGCAACATCGGCGCACTCGCCGCCAAGCCGGTGATGGAAGGCAAGGGCGTGCTGTTCAAGAAGTTCGCCGGCATCGACGTGTTCGACCTCGAGATCGCAGAGCCCGACCCGGACAAGCTGATCGACATGATCGCCGCGCTCGAACCCACCTTTGGCGGCATCAACCTCGAAGACATCAAGGCGCCGGAGTGCTTCTACATCGAGAGCAAGTTGCGCGAGCGGATGAAGATCCCGGTCTTCCACGACGACCAGCACGGCACCGCCATCGTGGTCGGCGCGGCCATCCTCAACGGCCTGCAGATGCAGGGCAAGGACCTCAAGCAGGTCAAGCTCGTCACCTCGGGCGCCGGTGCCGCCGCGCTTGCCTGCCTGGGCCTGCTGGTGAAGCTGGGCGTGCCGGTCGAGAACATCTGGGTCACCGACCTCGAAGGCGTGGTCTATGAAGGCCGCACCGCGCTGATGGACCCGATCAAGGCGCGCTATGCCAAGAAGACCGAAGCGCGCAAGCTCGCCGAAGTCATCGAGGGCGCCGACGTCTTCCTCGGCCTTTCCGCGGGCGGCGTGCTGAAGGGCGAGATGGTCGCCAAGATGGCCGCCAAGCCGCTGATCCTCGCCCTCGCCAACCCGACTCCGGAGATCCTGCCGGAAGAGGTCAAGGCGGTGCGCGACGACGCCATCATCGCCACCGGCCGTTCGGACTACCCGAACCAAGTCAACAACGTGCTGTGCTTCCCCTTCATCTTCCGCGGCGCGCTCGACGTCGGCGCCACCACCATCACCGACGAGATGCAGCTCGCCGCGGTGCGGGCGATCGCCGAACTGGCGCGCGCCGAGCAGAGCGACATCGTCGCCGCCGCCTACGGCGAGAAGGTCTCCGGCTTCGGCACCGAGTACATCATCCCGCGCCCGTTCGATCCGCGCCTCATCGTCAAGATCGCCCCGGCGGTGGCCGAGGCCGCGATGAGCTCCGGCGTCGCCACCCGTCCGATCACCGACTGGGACGCCTACCGTGGTCATCTGAACAACTTCGTGTGGCACTCCGGGCTGCTGATGAAGCCGGTGTTCGCCGCGGCCAAGAAGGCGCCCAAGCGCATCATCTTCTCCGAAGGCGAGTCCGAGAAAGTGCTGCGCGCGGTGCAGACAGTGATCGACGAAGGGATGGCGCGGCCCATCCTGATCGGCCGCCCGGACGTCATCGCCAACAACATCACCCGCTTCGGCCTGCGCATGGAAGCCGAGCGCGACTTCGAGCTGGTCAATCCGGAATCCGACCCGCGCTTCAAGGAGTTGTGGACGCACTACCACGCGCTGACCGAGCGCAAGGGCGTGTCGGTCGAATACGCCAAGAAGGAAGTGCGCCGCCGCACCACGCTGATCGGCTCGCTGCTGCTCAAGTTCGGCTACGGCGATGGCCTCATCTGCGGCACCTACGGCATGCATCGCCTGCACCTCGACTTCGTCGAGACCGTGCTCGGCCGCCGCGAAGGCGTCAATCACTGCTACACGCTCAACGTGCTGAGCCTGCCCGAGCGCACGCTGTTCCTCGCCGACACCTACGTCAATTACGACCCCACGCCGGAGCAGGTGGTGGAAATGACGCGGCTCGCGGCCGAGGAAATGCAGCGCTTCGGCGTCGAACCGCGGGTGGCGCTGCTGTCGCACTCGTCTTTCGGCTCGGCCGATTCGCCCACCGCCGAGAAGATGCGCACCGCGCTGCGCCTGCTGCACGAGCGCCATCCGGAACTGCAGGTCGAAGGCGAGATGCACGGCGATTCGGCGCTGGACGCAAAGCTGCGCACCCAGATCTTCCCGAATGCGCGCATGCGCGAAGACGCCAACCTGCTGATCTTCCCGACGCTGGATGCGGCCAACATCGCCTTCAACCTGTTGAAGAGCGCGGCCGGGGAGGGCATGACGGTAGGGCCGATCCTGCTCGGCGCGGCCAAGCCGGTGCACATCCTCACGCCGTCGGCCACCGTGCGCCGCATTATCAACATGACCGCGCTGACGGTGGTGGAGGCAGGGCAGCAGGGCGCCTGA
- the pbpG gene encoding D-alanyl-D-alanine endopeptidase, translating into MNSRLLIAALTALSLAHSGLAGAATATAPAAATKAANKPATAKKAVAKAAAPKAAAKATAPKAAARKAVSKTYAQKGSSTAAVKKVSLRQNAVIDDDAGELTLDARGNPQLRSAAFYVANQATGEVLLEKNSSTVLPIASITKLMTAMVVLDAGLGLNDELAISDADIDTLKGTGSRLVLGTRLTREEMLRLALMSSENRAASALARHYPGGERAFVEAMNVKARLLGAWDTRYYDSTGLNPANVSSPRDLAKVVSAAATYPLIREFSTTSERFVDIGGRTLRFANTNSLVRSPDWEIAVSKTGYISEAGRCLVMQAWMHHQPVVIVLMDSNGRYTRTADAQRVRKWIDTHAVPHVATAAARRDG; encoded by the coding sequence ATGAATTCCAGACTCCTCATCGCGGCGCTGACCGCCCTGTCGCTGGCCCATTCCGGCCTTGCAGGGGCAGCGACCGCTACGGCGCCTGCTGCTGCGACCAAGGCCGCGAACAAGCCGGCGACCGCGAAGAAGGCAGTGGCCAAGGCCGCTGCTCCCAAGGCCGCCGCCAAGGCGACGGCGCCCAAGGCGGCCGCGCGCAAGGCGGTCAGCAAGACCTACGCGCAAAAGGGCAGCAGCACCGCCGCGGTCAAGAAGGTGTCGCTGCGCCAGAACGCGGTGATCGACGATGACGCCGGCGAACTCACGCTCGATGCGCGCGGCAATCCGCAACTCCGCTCGGCGGCCTTCTACGTTGCCAACCAGGCCACCGGCGAAGTCCTGCTGGAAAAGAACAGCTCCACCGTGTTGCCGATCGCCTCGATCACCAAGCTGATGACCGCGATGGTCGTGCTCGACGCGGGCCTCGGTCTCAATGACGAACTCGCCATTTCCGACGCGGACATCGACACCCTGAAGGGGACGGGGTCGCGCCTGGTGCTCGGCACCCGGCTCACCCGCGAGGAAATGCTGCGGCTTGCGCTGATGTCCTCCGAGAACCGGGCCGCGTCCGCGCTGGCACGGCACTATCCTGGCGGAGAACGGGCCTTTGTCGAGGCGATGAACGTGAAGGCGCGCCTGCTCGGCGCCTGGGATACGCGCTACTACGACAGCACCGGGTTGAATCCCGCCAATGTGTCGAGTCCGCGCGATCTGGCCAAGGTGGTGTCGGCGGCGGCCACCTATCCGCTGATCCGCGAGTTCTCCACCACGTCCGAACGCTTTGTGGACATCGGCGGGCGCACGCTGCGCTTTGCCAACACCAACAGCCTGGTCCGCAGCCCCGACTGGGAGATTGCGGTGTCGAAGACGGGTTACATCAGCGAAGCCGGGCGTTGCCTAGTGATGCAGGCCTGGATGCATCACCAGCCGGTGGTGATCGTGCTGATGGATTCCAACGGCCGCTACACCCGCACCGCCGACGCCCAGCGTGTGCGCAAGTGGATCGATACCCATGCGGTGCCGCACGTGGCCACCGCGGCGGCGCGGCGCGACGGCTGA
- a CDS encoding IclR family transcriptional regulator, which translates to MVVKKPEPTPAAEAKNPIQVIERMMKLLDVLAHHADPVPLKQLALETGLHPSTAHRILGAMTQSGFVERSDAGVYRLGIRLLELGSLVKSRISLRETAMPAMLKLHATTGESVNLGIRAGDEIVYVERTSSGRSSVRVVHIVGARAPLHTTATGKLFLVEDGLERVRDYARRTGLPASTSASITTLPLLEKELDKVRRHAVAFDLDEVEAGVRCIAAGIRDDSGELIAGLSLSTPSERFNPDWAPLVRDTADEISQALGWRQRRAAT; encoded by the coding sequence GTGGTCGTCAAGAAGCCAGAACCTACCCCCGCGGCAGAAGCCAAGAACCCCATCCAGGTCATCGAGCGCATGATGAAGCTGCTCGACGTGCTCGCGCATCACGCCGATCCGGTGCCGCTGAAGCAGCTCGCACTGGAAACCGGGCTTCACCCCTCCACCGCACACCGCATCCTGGGTGCGATGACCCAGAGCGGCTTTGTCGAGCGCTCTGACGCCGGCGTCTACCGCCTCGGCATTCGATTGCTGGAACTCGGCAGCCTGGTGAAGTCGCGCATCTCGCTGCGCGAGACCGCCATGCCGGCGATGCTCAAGCTGCATGCCACCACGGGCGAAAGCGTCAACCTCGGCATCCGCGCCGGCGACGAGATCGTCTATGTGGAGCGCACGTCGAGCGGCCGGTCCTCGGTGCGGGTCGTGCATATCGTCGGCGCGCGCGCCCCGCTGCATACCACCGCCACCGGCAAGCTCTTCCTCGTCGAGGACGGCCTGGAAAGAGTCCGCGACTACGCCCGGCGCACCGGCCTGCCGGCGTCCACCTCCGCCTCCATCACCACGCTGCCGCTGCTGGAAAAGGAACTCGACAAGGTGCGCCGCCACGCAGTCGCCTTCGACCTCGATGAAGTCGAGGCCGGCGTCCGCTGCATTGCGGCCGGCATCCGCGACGACAGCGGCGAGCTGATCGCCGGGTTGTCGCTGTCCACGCCGTCGGAGCGTTTCAATCCCGACTGGGCACCGCTGGTGCGCGATACCGCCGACGAGATTTCCCAGGCGCTCGGCTGGCGCCAACGCCGCGCGGCGACGTAA
- a CDS encoding NuoB/complex I 20 kDa subunit family protein — translation MQTPTLHGDGFLLTRLDTLCDMVRSNSMWYLTFGLACCAVEMMQAAASRYDMDRFGMIPRASPRQADLIIVAGTLTNKMAPAIRKIYEQMAEPRYVISMGSCANGGGYYHYSYSVVRGCDRILPVDIYIPGCPPTAEALLYGLIQLQNKLKRPPAVIAR, via the coding sequence GTGCAAACCCCCACCCTGCATGGCGACGGCTTCCTGCTGACGCGGCTCGACACGCTGTGCGACATGGTCCGCAGCAACAGCATGTGGTACCTCACCTTCGGCCTCGCCTGCTGCGCGGTCGAGATGATGCAGGCCGCGGCCTCGCGCTATGACATGGACCGCTTCGGCATGATCCCGCGCGCCAGCCCGCGTCAGGCCGACCTGATCATCGTCGCCGGCACGCTCACCAACAAGATGGCGCCGGCGATCCGCAAGATCTACGAGCAGATGGCCGAACCGCGCTACGTGATCTCGATGGGTTCGTGCGCCAACGGCGGCGGCTACTACCACTATTCGTACTCGGTGGTGCGCGGCTGCGACCGCATCCTGCCGGTGGACATCTACATCCCCGGCTGTCCGCCCACCGCGGAAGCGCTGCTGTACGGGCTGATCCAGCTGCAGAACAAACTGAAGCGGCCGCCCGCGGTGATCGCCCGGTAA
- a CDS encoding pseudouridine synthase, producing the protein MSTIRKNPPQPAPSRIAGTLKLRKPAADDNGESAAGADPAQSVAAGSDKRARPSSAGEEGRAPRSGARGGQASRGERPRQDAEPRRQPRARPAQEGEAPRRSRRDPGDGGTERHPRRDAGASEERPRRREAADERQARPGYGRRDDGPARAGARPAREQGRERGEASGRRHGGEGGERASAPRAAYDERRRAGGDERAPRRAAGDAARTSPRPAGPRPTAAAPRPASAERAPRRREEAPARAPAAPRAPAVQSGDGEAPSGVRLSKVMADRGICSRREADELIERGWVFVDGRRVSELGTRIDPDARVVLAPEAKKAQAQRVTILLHKPVGYVSGQPEPGYEPAVTLIGGDNQFDRDVAQRFHPSQLKGLAPAGRLDIDSTGLLVLTQDGRIARQLIGDDSKVEKEYLVRVEGELIDDGLALLNHGLSLDDKPLRPAKVEWINEDQLRFVLKEGRKRQIRRMCELVGLRVVGLKRVRIGRVKLGDLPLGEWRYLRDDEVF; encoded by the coding sequence TTGAGCACCATCCGCAAGAATCCGCCCCAGCCGGCGCCGTCGCGCATTGCCGGTACCCTGAAGCTGCGCAAGCCTGCCGCCGACGACAACGGCGAGTCCGCAGCCGGGGCGGATCCGGCCCAGTCCGTCGCTGCCGGCAGCGACAAGCGCGCGCGCCCGTCATCGGCGGGCGAGGAAGGCCGCGCGCCGCGTTCGGGTGCCCGCGGCGGTCAGGCCAGCCGCGGCGAACGGCCGCGGCAGGACGCCGAGCCGCGTCGGCAGCCGCGCGCGCGCCCGGCGCAAGAGGGCGAGGCGCCGCGGCGGTCGCGCCGCGACCCGGGTGATGGCGGGACGGAACGGCACCCGCGGCGGGACGCCGGCGCCAGCGAAGAGCGGCCGCGTCGGCGCGAGGCGGCTGACGAGCGTCAGGCGCGGCCCGGCTACGGCCGTCGCGACGACGGCCCGGCCCGTGCCGGTGCGCGTCCCGCGCGCGAACAGGGCCGCGAGCGCGGCGAAGCATCCGGCCGGCGTCACGGCGGTGAGGGTGGCGAGCGGGCCTCCGCGCCGCGCGCGGCGTACGACGAACGCCGCCGCGCCGGAGGTGACGAGCGCGCGCCCCGCCGCGCTGCCGGCGACGCGGCCCGCACATCTCCCCGTCCCGCCGGCCCGCGGCCGACGGCCGCGGCGCCCCGCCCGGCCAGTGCTGAACGCGCGCCGCGCCGCCGTGAGGAGGCGCCGGCACGTGCCCCGGCTGCGCCGCGCGCGCCAGCCGTGCAGTCCGGCGACGGCGAGGCGCCCAGCGGCGTGCGCTTGTCCAAGGTGATGGCCGACCGCGGCATCTGCTCGCGGCGCGAGGCCGACGAGCTGATCGAGCGCGGCTGGGTCTTCGTCGACGGCCGCCGTGTCTCCGAACTCGGCACCCGCATCGACCCTGACGCCCGTGTCGTGCTTGCGCCCGAGGCCAAGAAGGCGCAGGCGCAGCGCGTCACCATCCTGCTGCACAAGCCGGTGGGCTACGTTTCGGGCCAGCCGGAGCCGGGCTACGAGCCGGCGGTGACGCTGATCGGCGGCGACAACCAGTTCGACCGCGACGTCGCGCAGCGCTTCCATCCCTCGCAGCTGAAGGGGCTGGCGCCGGCGGGGCGGCTGGACATCGACTCCACCGGTCTGCTGGTGCTGACCCAGGACGGCCGCATCGCCCGTCAGCTGATCGGCGACGACTCCAAGGTCGAGAAGGAATACCTGGTGCGGGTCGAGGGCGAGCTGATCGACGACGGCCTTGCGCTGCTCAACCACGGCCTGTCGCTCGACGACAAGCCGCTGCGCCCGGCCAAGGTGGAGTGGATCAACGAAGACCAGCTGCGCTTCGTGTTGAAAGAGGGCCGCAAGCGCCAGATCCGCCGCATGTGCGAACTGGTCGGCCTCCGCGTGGTGGGCCTGAAGCGGGTGCGCATCGGCCGCGTCAAGCTCGGCGACCTGCCGCTGGGCGAGTGGCGCTATCTGCGCGACGACGAGGTGTTCTGA
- a CDS encoding putative Na+/H+ antiporter: MNPSTFQLLGTALFAVAVAHTFLTKYFEHLAHLQPNHAGFWHLLGEVEVVFGFWAFVLLVFMAVAGGGATAPAQYLEGLNYTEPAFVFVIMVVAASRPILELCKVGARVLARYIPLNDSLAFYFVCLSVLPLLGSFITEPGAMTLAALMLRDNFYSKNISHRLKYVTIGALFVNVSIGGTLTHFAAPPVLMVASKWNWDMWYMLGHFGWKSALAVFINAGLATLLFARELKALEVNAAGSDRTVPWGLILLHVAFLVGIVYFAHQPVVFVGLFLLFLGVAEAYKHYHDRLMLREGLMVGFFLAGLVTLGAQQQWWLQDALAGMDSTALYFGATALTAITDNAALTYLGSLVEGTDDAFKYSLVAGAVTGGGLTVIANAPNPAGFAILRGYFDDEAINPLGLFVTALPPTIVAILAFQLL, translated from the coding sequence ATGAACCCCAGCACCTTCCAGCTGCTCGGCACCGCGTTGTTCGCCGTCGCGGTCGCCCATACCTTCTTGACCAAGTACTTCGAGCATCTCGCCCACCTGCAACCCAACCACGCAGGCTTCTGGCACCTGCTTGGCGAGGTCGAGGTGGTGTTCGGATTCTGGGCCTTCGTGCTGCTGGTCTTCATGGCCGTCGCGGGCGGCGGGGCTACGGCGCCCGCCCAGTATCTGGAAGGGCTCAACTACACCGAGCCGGCCTTCGTGTTCGTCATCATGGTGGTCGCGGCGAGTCGCCCTATCCTCGAGCTGTGCAAGGTGGGGGCCCGTGTCCTGGCGCGCTACATTCCGCTCAATGACAGCCTGGCCTTCTATTTTGTCTGCCTGTCGGTGCTGCCGCTGCTCGGGTCGTTCATCACCGAGCCGGGCGCGATGACGCTGGCGGCCTTGATGTTGCGCGACAACTTCTACAGCAAGAACATCTCGCACCGTCTCAAGTACGTCACCATTGGCGCGCTGTTCGTCAACGTTTCCATCGGCGGCACACTCACCCATTTTGCCGCGCCGCCGGTGCTGATGGTGGCCAGCAAGTGGAACTGGGACATGTGGTACATGCTTGGCCATTTCGGCTGGAAATCCGCGCTTGCGGTCTTCATCAACGCCGGCCTCGCCACCCTGCTGTTCGCCCGCGAGTTGAAGGCGCTCGAAGTCAACGCGGCCGGCAGCGACCGCACTGTGCCGTGGGGTCTGATCCTGCTCCACGTGGCCTTCCTGGTCGGCATCGTCTATTTTGCCCACCAACCGGTTGTTTTCGTCGGCCTGTTCCTGCTCTTCCTCGGCGTTGCGGAGGCGTACAAGCACTACCACGACCGCCTGATGCTGCGCGAAGGCCTGATGGTCGGCTTCTTTCTCGCAGGCCTCGTCACCCTGGGCGCCCAACAGCAATGGTGGCTCCAGGACGCTCTTGCGGGTATGGACAGCACGGCGCTCTACTTCGGCGCCACCGCACTTACCGCGATTACGGACAATGCCGCGCTTACCTACCTGGGCTCGCTGGTCGAAGGCACCGACGACGCATTCAAGTATTCGCTGGTCGCCGGTGCAGTGACTGGCGGCGGTCTCACCGTGATTGCGAATGCGCCCAACCCGGCCGGCTTCGCGATCCTGCGCGGCTATTTCGATGACGAGGCGATCAACCCGCTGGGGCTGTTCGTCACCGCGCTGCCGCCCACCATTGTCGCCATTCTCGCGTTCCAGCTGCTCTAA
- a CDS encoding D-2-hydroxyacid dehydrogenase, which produces MTLSIVCLERDAVGAAFGRPRAPHRWTEFPSSAQEQVVERLRDAEVAIINKLRLGASEIAALPRLQMVAVAATGSDNVDLEACRARGIVVSNVRGYAVHTVPEHALMLMLALRRRLFDYVADVRAGRWARSDNFCFFDHPIGDLHGATLGIIGRGGLGDGVARLGAAFGMRVIYAEHKGVAGVREGYTAFERVLAEADVLSLHCPLTPATRGLIGASELASMKREAVLVNTARGGVVDEPALAAALRAGVIAGAATDVLSSEPPREGNPLLAADIPNLIVTPHVAWASRQAMQALADQVIDNIDAFATGAPRNRLA; this is translated from the coding sequence ATGACGCTGTCGATCGTCTGTCTGGAGCGCGACGCGGTCGGTGCCGCGTTCGGCCGTCCGCGCGCACCCCATCGCTGGACCGAGTTTCCCTCCAGCGCCCAGGAGCAGGTCGTCGAGCGGCTGCGCGACGCCGAGGTCGCCATCATCAACAAACTGCGGCTGGGCGCGTCCGAAATCGCCGCGCTGCCCCGCTTGCAGATGGTGGCGGTGGCTGCAACCGGTTCCGACAATGTCGATCTGGAGGCCTGCCGTGCGCGCGGCATCGTGGTGTCCAACGTGCGCGGCTACGCGGTCCACACCGTGCCGGAGCATGCGCTGATGCTGATGCTGGCCTTGCGCCGCCGGCTGTTCGACTATGTCGCCGACGTGCGGGCCGGCCGTTGGGCGCGGAGCGACAACTTCTGCTTCTTCGACCATCCCATCGGCGACCTGCACGGCGCCACGCTCGGCATCATCGGGCGGGGCGGTCTGGGGGACGGCGTGGCGCGGCTCGGCGCCGCCTTCGGCATGCGCGTGATCTACGCCGAGCACAAAGGTGTGGCCGGCGTGCGCGAGGGCTACACCGCGTTCGAGCGCGTGCTGGCGGAAGCCGACGTGCTATCGCTGCACTGCCCGCTGACGCCTGCGACGCGCGGCCTGATCGGTGCGTCCGAGCTGGCGTCGATGAAACGGGAGGCGGTGCTGGTCAACACGGCGCGCGGCGGCGTAGTCGACGAGCCGGCGCTGGCTGCAGCGCTGCGCGCGGGGGTGATTGCCGGTGCCGCGACCGACGTGCTGTCCTCGGAGCCGCCGCGGGAAGGCAATCCGCTGCTCGCGGCGGACATCCCCAACCTGATCGTCACGCCTCACGTCGCATGGGCCTCGCGCCAGGCGATGCAGGCGCTGGCCGACCAGGTCATCGACAATATCGACGCGTTTGCAACGGGCGCCCCGCGTAACCGGTTGGCGTGA